Proteins from a genomic interval of Actinoalloteichus hymeniacidonis:
- the kdgD gene encoding 5-dehydro-4-deoxyglucarate dehydratase, translated as MTLYTPEELRTTLGTGLLSFPVTHATAELAFDEDGYRDHIAWLGSYAASGLFAAGGTGEFFSLVPDEVGRIVRAAVAAMPGDKPVIAPAGYGTAQAVAMARDAEAAGAHGVFLLPPYLTELSQDGLVEHVKAVCAATSLGVVVYHRANAAFGFDAVQRLADECPNFIGFKDGIGDVDLMTRIYARLGDRLLSIGGLPTAETYALPYLEMGVTTYSSAIFNFLPEWAVEFYAAVRARDAETVYRKLDEFVLPYLDIRNRRAGYAVSIVKAGLTVIGRSAGPVRPPLTDLTSAELDDLTALVTKVTKA; from the coding sequence ATGACGCTGTACACCCCAGAGGAACTGCGGACCACCCTCGGCACGGGCCTGCTGTCCTTCCCGGTCACGCACGCGACAGCGGAGTTGGCCTTCGACGAGGACGGCTACCGCGACCACATCGCTTGGCTCGGCTCGTACGCCGCTTCGGGCCTGTTCGCCGCAGGTGGCACCGGTGAATTCTTCTCCCTCGTCCCCGACGAGGTCGGCCGCATCGTGCGCGCCGCCGTCGCCGCGATGCCCGGGGACAAGCCGGTCATCGCACCCGCCGGCTACGGCACCGCCCAGGCCGTCGCGATGGCCCGCGACGCCGAGGCCGCAGGCGCGCACGGCGTGTTCCTGCTGCCGCCCTACCTCACCGAACTGTCCCAGGACGGCCTGGTCGAGCACGTCAAGGCGGTCTGCGCGGCCACCTCGCTCGGTGTGGTCGTGTACCACCGGGCCAACGCCGCCTTCGGCTTCGACGCCGTGCAACGACTCGCCGACGAATGCCCGAACTTCATCGGGTTCAAGGACGGCATCGGCGACGTCGACCTCATGACCCGCATCTACGCGCGGCTGGGCGACCGCCTGCTGTCCATCGGCGGACTGCCCACCGCCGAGACCTACGCGCTGCCCTACCTCGAGATGGGTGTCACCACCTACTCGTCGGCGATCTTCAACTTCCTGCCGGAGTGGGCCGTGGAGTTCTACGCCGCCGTGCGCGCCAGGGACGCCGAGACGGTGTACCGCAAGCTCGACGAGTTCGTGCTGCCCTACCTCGACATCCGCAATCGTCGGGCAGGCTATGCGGTGTCCATCGTCAAGGCAGGCTTGACCGTCATCGGTCGCAGCGCCGGGCCGGTCCGGCCGCCGCTGACCGACCTGACCTCGGCCGAACTCGACGACCTCACCGCACTCGTGACGAAGGTGACCAAGGCATGA
- a CDS encoding glycosyltransferase: MRMLFSAVSAYGHILPLAPLMQAAVDAGHDVALLTSEGVRPLAANELAAEVELLGVCAEAEDHIAEAARRSGGDPFHPTPEVIGEVFGNTRLILDAENGLSAASTWAPDLIVAELFDTVGPMIAARMELPWYQVGIGPALPAVLAGEIDRSVLPHYERAGVKPVPAAGYLDTCPAALQDPEWVSEIPVLPVRVGAHRRPNPSGIELPRFTDPSKPTVLLTLGTVFSEASTLAALCSAVAQADVNVLATLGVVLEESPEVTGRGEVRFVPFAPLEELLKDVTLVVAAGGSGTVLGTLSRGIPLVLWPQGADQPINAARAAAAGVALVAGSADETSEAVARALQDEQLHTRAAQVAADNELRPTPAEIVATLTAGSR; this comes from the coding sequence ATGCGAATGCTCTTCAGTGCCGTCTCCGCCTACGGGCACATCCTGCCGTTGGCGCCGCTGATGCAGGCGGCTGTCGATGCAGGTCACGACGTTGCCCTCTTAACCAGCGAGGGCGTCCGGCCGCTGGCGGCGAACGAACTGGCCGCCGAGGTCGAACTCCTGGGGGTCTGCGCCGAAGCGGAGGACCATATCGCCGAGGCGGCCCGCCGGTCCGGCGGCGATCCCTTCCACCCGACCCCCGAGGTGATCGGCGAGGTCTTCGGTAACACCCGCCTGATCCTCGACGCGGAGAACGGCCTCTCGGCGGCCTCGACGTGGGCACCGGATCTGATCGTCGCCGAACTCTTCGACACCGTCGGACCGATGATCGCCGCGCGAATGGAACTGCCCTGGTACCAGGTCGGCATCGGGCCCGCGCTCCCCGCAGTGCTGGCCGGTGAGATCGACCGATCCGTGCTGCCGCACTACGAGCGCGCGGGCGTGAAGCCCGTACCCGCCGCCGGCTACCTCGATACCTGTCCGGCTGCGTTGCAGGACCCGGAGTGGGTCAGCGAGATTCCGGTGCTCCCGGTTCGGGTGGGCGCCCATCGCAGGCCGAACCCTTCGGGCATCGAGCTCCCCCGCTTCACCGATCCGTCGAAGCCCACCGTGTTGCTCACCCTGGGGACGGTGTTCTCCGAGGCGTCGACCTTGGCTGCGCTCTGCTCGGCGGTCGCGCAGGCCGATGTCAACGTGCTGGCCACGCTCGGGGTCGTTCTGGAGGAGTCGCCGGAGGTCACCGGTCGTGGTGAGGTTCGGTTCGTGCCGTTCGCGCCGTTGGAGGAGCTGCTGAAGGACGTCACGTTGGTGGTGGCCGCCGGTGGTTCCGGGACGGTGCTGGGCACGCTGAGCCGTGGCATCCCGCTGGTGTTGTGGCCGCAGGGCGCCGACCAGCCGATCAACGCGGCCCGGGCGGCTGCGGCGGGCGTGGCGTTGGTGGCGGGCTCGGCGGACGAGACCAGCGAGGCGGTGGCCCGTGCCCTACAGGATGAGCAGCTGCACACCAGGGCCGCGCAGGTGGCGGCGGACAACGAGCTTCGACCCACGCCCGCCGAGATCGTCGCGACCCTGACGGCCGGCTCGCGTTAG
- a CDS encoding aldehyde dehydrogenase (NADP(+)) has translation MTSSTDASATATLTGSMLIGSQDVHGEQGTVFGVNPRTGQSLEPAYGLGGAAEVARATRLAKEAFGVYRATSLEKRAAFLDTAAGNIDALGDVLVERVVAESGIPEARVRGELARTVNQLRLFATTVRAGDWLGVRLDTPNADRVPLPKPDLRQRKVPLGPVAVFAASNFPLAFSVAGGDTASALAAGAPVVVKAHSSHPGTSELVGRAIRAAVAEHGLPEGTFSLLFGAGRELGTALVQDPAIAAVGFTGSRSGGLALVAAAAQRAVPIPVYAEMSSVNPVVLLPGALAERGADLGREFIVSVTTGAGQLCTSPGLVFAVAGEGEDTGFDEFVAAARAAVGLAPAAPMLTTGIQQAYQQGVEQLAARPGVTEVASGPTDEEIAACGQVGLYTTDGATFLADESLRDEIFGATSLIVRVRDLDQLHEILTSLEGQLTATVHAQESDHPVVADLLPVLEVLAGRVLFGGWPTGVEVGNAVVHGGPFPATSAPATTSVGTLAIERFLRPVSYQNVPDALLPVELRRENTLGLWRRIDGELGRD, from the coding sequence ATGACCTCTTCGACCGACGCTTCCGCCACCGCGACCCTCACCGGCTCGATGCTCATCGGCTCCCAGGACGTCCACGGCGAGCAGGGCACCGTGTTCGGCGTGAACCCGCGCACCGGCCAATCCCTGGAACCGGCCTACGGGCTGGGCGGCGCCGCCGAGGTGGCCCGCGCCACCCGGCTCGCCAAGGAGGCCTTCGGCGTCTACCGGGCGACCTCCCTGGAGAAGCGCGCCGCCTTCCTCGACACCGCCGCGGGCAACATCGACGCCCTCGGCGACGTCCTCGTCGAGCGGGTCGTCGCCGAGAGCGGCATCCCCGAGGCCCGAGTACGCGGTGAACTGGCGCGCACCGTCAACCAGCTGCGCCTCTTCGCCACCACCGTGCGGGCAGGCGACTGGCTCGGCGTCCGACTCGACACCCCCAACGCCGACCGGGTCCCGCTGCCCAAGCCGGACCTGCGCCAGCGCAAGGTGCCGCTCGGCCCGGTGGCCGTGTTCGCCGCCAGCAACTTCCCGCTCGCGTTCTCGGTGGCAGGCGGCGACACCGCCTCCGCCCTGGCCGCCGGTGCGCCCGTGGTGGTCAAGGCACACAGCAGCCACCCCGGCACCTCGGAATTAGTCGGCCGCGCCATCCGGGCCGCCGTCGCCGAGCACGGACTCCCCGAGGGCACCTTCTCGCTGCTCTTCGGCGCGGGCCGCGAACTGGGCACGGCCCTGGTTCAGGACCCCGCGATCGCGGCAGTCGGGTTCACCGGCTCCCGCTCCGGCGGGCTGGCCCTGGTCGCCGCCGCAGCGCAACGAGCGGTGCCGATCCCGGTCTACGCCGAGATGTCCAGCGTCAACCCGGTCGTGCTGCTCCCCGGCGCGCTGGCCGAACGCGGTGCCGACCTGGGCCGCGAGTTCATCGTCTCGGTCACCACCGGCGCAGGACAGCTGTGCACCAGCCCCGGCCTGGTCTTCGCGGTGGCGGGCGAGGGCGAGGACACCGGCTTCGACGAGTTCGTCGCCGCCGCCAGGGCCGCGGTCGGACTGGCGCCGGCCGCGCCGATGCTGACCACCGGAATCCAGCAGGCCTACCAGCAGGGCGTGGAGCAGCTCGCCGCGCGGCCCGGCGTCACCGAGGTGGCGAGCGGACCGACCGACGAGGAGATCGCGGCCTGCGGACAGGTGGGTCTCTACACCACCGACGGCGCGACCTTCCTCGCCGACGAATCGCTGCGGGACGAGATCTTCGGTGCGACCTCGCTGATCGTGCGGGTGCGCGACCTCGACCAGCTCCACGAGATCCTCACCTCCCTCGAAGGTCAGCTCACCGCCACCGTGCACGCCCAGGAGAGCGACCACCCGGTCGTCGCCGACCTGCTGCCGGTGTTGGAGGTGCTGGCCGGTCGGGTGCTCTTCGGCGGCTGGCCCACCGGCGTGGAGGTCGGCAACGCCGTCGTGCACGGCGGGCCGTTCCCCGCGACCTCGGCGCCTGCCACCACCTCGGTCGGCACCCTGGCGATCGAGCGATTCCTGCGCCCGGTGAGCTACCAGAACGTCCCGGACGCCCTGTTGCCCGTCGAGCTTCGACGGGAGAACACCCTCGGCCTCTGGCGTCGGATCGACGGCGAACTCGGCCGCGACTGA
- a CDS encoding multicopper oxidase family protein, giving the protein MAALFAGTLGAAGIYFLQARIDTVGAVDFDTELTIPPLAESEQDDSGARVFDLTIQSGATEFVAGGATDTWGVNGTFLGPTIRAQRGERVEFAVTNDVDEETSIHWHGMRLPAEMDGGPHQPIMPGETWRPHWTVDQPASTLWYHPHVHGKTAAHTYRGVAGMFILDDENTASLNLPADYGVDDIPLIVQDRKFDADNQFDDSIPLGSTSGTLGDEILVNGSHGPYREVTTRLVRLRLLNASNARMYNFGFSDDRPFQLIGTDGGLLPEAWETDRIQLSAGERAEIVVAFEPGDTVELRSYAAEFDLGDQTADRLSGEQDELDIVQFRAADALADETEIPETLAPAPDLGTENVAEVRTFDLEGRSINGQQMQMDRIDFGVREGDTEVWEVTNHNGYLHNFHVHDVQFQVVDVDGVEPPPQLRGWKDTVLLVPDLRYRLAMRFSDHTDPNVPYMFHCHLLTHEDEGMMGQFVVLGEDEEIGRVPQHGGHDHGD; this is encoded by the coding sequence ATGGCGGCACTGTTCGCCGGGACGCTCGGCGCCGCCGGGATCTATTTTCTCCAGGCTAGAATCGATACGGTCGGCGCTGTCGATTTCGATACCGAGCTGACGATTCCGCCGCTGGCCGAATCGGAGCAGGACGATTCCGGTGCGCGGGTGTTCGACCTGACCATTCAGTCCGGTGCGACCGAGTTCGTGGCGGGCGGTGCGACCGACACCTGGGGCGTCAACGGCACGTTCCTGGGCCCGACGATCCGCGCGCAACGTGGGGAACGGGTCGAGTTCGCCGTCACCAACGATGTCGACGAGGAGACCTCGATCCACTGGCATGGGATGCGGCTGCCTGCCGAGATGGACGGCGGCCCGCACCAACCGATCATGCCGGGCGAGACCTGGCGTCCGCATTGGACGGTGGACCAGCCCGCCTCGACGCTCTGGTATCACCCGCACGTGCACGGCAAGACCGCGGCGCACACCTATCGCGGGGTGGCGGGCATGTTCATTCTCGACGACGAGAACACCGCGAGCCTGAATCTTCCTGCGGACTATGGCGTCGACGATATCCCGCTGATCGTGCAGGACCGAAAGTTCGATGCGGACAATCAGTTCGACGACTCCATTCCGTTGGGCAGCACCTCGGGAACTCTCGGCGACGAGATTCTGGTCAATGGTTCCCATGGCCCCTATCGGGAGGTGACGACCCGACTGGTGCGCTTGCGGTTACTCAATGCCTCGAATGCGCGGATGTACAACTTCGGTTTCTCCGATGATCGACCATTCCAGCTCATCGGTACCGACGGCGGGCTGCTCCCCGAAGCATGGGAGACCGATCGAATCCAGTTGTCGGCGGGTGAACGCGCGGAGATCGTGGTGGCCTTCGAACCGGGCGATACCGTCGAGCTGCGGTCGTATGCGGCCGAGTTCGACCTCGGCGACCAGACAGCCGATCGGCTCAGTGGGGAGCAGGACGAGCTCGACATCGTCCAGTTCCGGGCCGCCGATGCCCTGGCCGATGAGACCGAGATCCCCGAGACGTTGGCGCCCGCGCCCGATCTCGGTACCGAGAACGTCGCCGAGGTGCGCACCTTCGATCTGGAGGGACGCAGCATCAACGGACAGCAGATGCAGATGGACCGCATCGACTTCGGGGTTCGCGAGGGAGACACCGAGGTCTGGGAGGTCACCAACCACAACGGCTATCTGCACAACTTCCACGTGCATGACGTGCAGTTCCAGGTGGTGGACGTCGATGGCGTCGAGCCGCCGCCGCAGCTGCGCGGGTGGAAGGACACCGTGCTGTTGGTGCCGGATCTGCGCTATCGGTTGGCGATGCGGTTCAGCGACCACACCGATCCGAATGTGCCCTACATGTTCCACTGCCATCTTCTGACGCACGAGGACGAGGGGATGATGGGGCAGTTCGTGGTGCTGGGCGAGGATGAGGAGATCGGTCGGGTGCCGCAGCACGGCGGCCACGACCACGGCGACTGA
- a CDS encoding 2-hydroxyacid dehydrogenase, with translation MTATPTSEGIVLQTIPLLPSLTASLAANHRTVVLSEQDDPAAFLAERGAEVVAVVTTARIGVSHELMDALPNLGAIVHFGVGYETTDVARARSRGIDVSNTPDVLTDCVADLAVGALIDVMRKLSAADRYVRRGDWKPGAYPLTTKVSGKRIGILGLGRIGQAVARRLTGFDAEIVYHSRRPVAEASYRYVDSATTLAAESDVVVVTAAGGASTRGLVSEEVLTALGPQGFLVNVARGSVVDEPALVAALVAGRIAGAALDVFVDEPNVPAELLGLDSVVLLPHIASGTTETREAMGDLAFRNLHHFMAEGTLLTPVPTS, from the coding sequence GTGACGGCCACTCCGACATCCGAGGGCATCGTTCTACAGACCATCCCGCTGCTGCCCTCGTTGACGGCCTCGCTCGCCGCGAACCACCGCACCGTGGTGCTGTCCGAACAGGACGATCCGGCCGCCTTCCTCGCCGAGCGCGGCGCCGAGGTGGTCGCGGTCGTCACCACCGCTCGGATCGGGGTCAGCCACGAACTGATGGACGCGCTGCCCAACCTCGGCGCGATCGTGCACTTCGGCGTGGGCTACGAGACCACCGACGTCGCCCGCGCCCGCAGCAGGGGCATCGACGTCTCCAACACCCCCGACGTCCTCACCGACTGCGTCGCCGACCTCGCCGTCGGCGCGCTGATCGACGTGATGCGCAAACTCAGCGCCGCCGACCGCTATGTGCGCCGAGGCGACTGGAAACCCGGCGCCTATCCGCTCACCACCAAGGTGAGCGGCAAGCGGATCGGCATCCTCGGCCTGGGCCGGATCGGCCAGGCCGTCGCCCGCCGACTGACCGGCTTCGACGCCGAGATCGTCTACCACTCCCGCCGCCCGGTGGCCGAGGCCTCCTACCGGTACGTCGATTCGGCGACCACGCTGGCCGCCGAGTCCGACGTCGTGGTGGTGACCGCGGCAGGCGGGGCGAGCACCCGTGGTCTGGTCTCCGAAGAGGTGCTGACCGCCCTCGGGCCGCAGGGCTTCCTGGTCAACGTCGCCCGAGGCAGCGTCGTCGACGAACCGGCCCTGGTGGCAGCGCTGGTGGCGGGCCGCATCGCGGGCGCGGCACTGGACGTCTTCGTCGACGAACCCAACGTTCCCGCCGAGTTGCTCGGGCTCGATTCGGTCGTGCTGCTGCCACACATCGCCAGCGGCACCACCGAGACCCGCGAGGCCATGGGCGATCTGGCCTTCCGCAACCTGCACCACTTCATGGCCGAGGGCACCCTGCTGACTCCGGTGCCGACCAGCTGA
- a CDS encoding medium chain dehydrogenase/reductase family protein translates to MTSTALTRTTEIVLPGEVEPTGLQVTERDLPAPAAGQVALRMEATGVSFAEQQMRRGKYYDQPPYPFVLGYDVVGTVTAVGARGDAAMVGHRYAAVTKIGGWASHLLLDAADLVAVPDEVGSAAAEAVAVNGVTAWQMLHRTAKVAEGGAIVVLGANGGVGSLLVQLARQAGITVIGTASTRHHDLLRELGATPVDYREPDMYQRIRALAPEGVDAVFDHVGGPGLTESWKLVRRGGTLVSYGTAATKDVAGNSQLPVLQSFARLGMWNALPNGKNAYFYNFWAGRRDLDTFRARLRGDLTTVLRLVAEGVLTPQIAAEFPLNQAASALQLAESRTVAGKVVIVA, encoded by the coding sequence ATGACCAGCACCGCGCTTACCCGCACCACCGAGATCGTGTTGCCCGGTGAAGTCGAGCCGACCGGACTGCAGGTCACCGAACGCGATCTGCCCGCACCCGCCGCCGGTCAGGTCGCCCTGCGGATGGAGGCGACCGGGGTGTCGTTCGCCGAGCAGCAGATGCGACGCGGCAAGTACTACGACCAGCCGCCGTATCCCTTCGTCCTCGGCTACGACGTCGTCGGCACGGTGACGGCCGTCGGAGCGCGGGGCGACGCCGCGATGGTCGGCCACCGATACGCCGCCGTCACCAAGATCGGCGGTTGGGCCAGCCATCTGCTGCTCGACGCCGCCGATCTGGTCGCGGTACCGGACGAGGTGGGCTCGGCCGCCGCCGAGGCCGTCGCGGTCAACGGGGTCACGGCGTGGCAGATGTTGCATCGCACCGCCAAGGTCGCCGAAGGCGGCGCGATCGTGGTGCTCGGCGCCAACGGCGGTGTCGGTTCACTGCTCGTGCAGTTGGCCCGGCAGGCGGGAATCACGGTGATCGGGACGGCGTCGACACGGCATCACGACCTGCTGCGCGAGCTGGGTGCGACGCCCGTGGACTATCGGGAACCGGACATGTACCAGCGGATTCGGGCGCTCGCCCCCGAAGGCGTGGACGCCGTGTTCGACCACGTCGGCGGACCCGGCCTCACCGAATCATGGAAGCTGGTGCGCAGGGGCGGGACGCTGGTCTCCTACGGCACGGCGGCGACCAAGGACGTCGCCGGCAATTCGCAGCTCCCGGTGTTGCAGTCCTTCGCCCGGCTGGGGATGTGGAACGCGCTGCCCAACGGCAAGAACGCCTACTTCTACAACTTCTGGGCGGGTAGGCGGGACCTGGATACCTTCCGAGCTCGGCTGCGCGGCGACCTCACCACGGTGCTCCGGCTGGTGGCCGAGGGGGTGCTCACCCCGCAGATCGCCGCGGAGTTCCCCTTGAACCAGGCCGCGTCCGCGCTGCAGCTGGCCGAGTCGCGCACCGTCGCGGGCAAGGTCGTCATCGTCGCGTAG
- a CDS encoding TetR/AcrR family transcriptional regulator → MADDSGTTPTRTRNRRGEGGRLRDEIVAAATELLDETGDESAITLRSVARRAGIAAPSIYRHFPDQPNIMLAVVQQIFAELAAKLHVAAAEAGDDPRRRLFAVCDCYLDYAQQRPGRYRVMFGGVWMPALSETSVTADDMAALGDECMGLLGTVLGECVAAGYSTSNDLAVDTVALWLGLHGLAHQRAVTVAFPWPQDIAERVITSLAHLE, encoded by the coding sequence ATGGCTGATGACTCGGGCACGACTCCGACGCGGACCCGCAACCGTCGAGGTGAGGGGGGCCGACTGCGCGACGAGATCGTCGCCGCAGCCACGGAACTGCTCGACGAGACCGGCGATGAAAGTGCCATCACCCTGCGCTCGGTCGCCCGCCGCGCCGGGATCGCCGCCCCGTCGATCTACCGACACTTCCCCGATCAGCCGAACATCATGCTCGCCGTGGTCCAACAGATCTTCGCCGAACTCGCCGCGAAACTGCACGTCGCGGCGGCCGAAGCAGGCGACGACCCCCGCCGCCGCCTGTTCGCCGTCTGCGATTGCTACCTGGATTACGCCCAGCAGCGGCCCGGCCGCTACCGCGTCATGTTCGGCGGCGTATGGATGCCCGCCCTGAGCGAGACCTCCGTGACCGCCGACGACATGGCCGCCCTCGGCGACGAATGCATGGGCCTACTCGGCACGGTGCTCGGCGAATGCGTCGCCGCAGGCTATTCCACGAGCAACGACCTGGCCGTCGACACCGTCGCGCTGTGGTTGGGACTGCACGGCCTCGCCCACCAACGCGCGGTGACCGTCGCCTTCCCCTGGCCCCAGGACATCGCCGAACGCGTCATCACGTCCCTGGCCCACCTGGAGTGA
- a CDS encoding helix-turn-helix domain-containing protein, producing the protein MRTALAHYDFGAVFLAVRSHTGMSQLELADLLGLSQSRVSAVERGERRLTHVKLAARMATALRIPAQRFGFPSRPDELDNAHVKEASWLERRDFLNLVTAAALGSNLHPEISRLGELLPWSTEPVPRSRIGAADVDAIEAMTDGFRRLDLAHGGGFCRAAAIAQLQQVRRLRDAICSPAVQTRLVVATAELASTAGWMAYDVDDHNTARRLWAFALAEAQHSANHPRAADLAVGLLLDMAHQALHLQRPDEALRLTQLASATASNRQFPVNVITEGYISTVLGWCRASLDEPQAAVRAISQSQELYGRTEPGAVPPWASFVTDAEITAQQGHALYLLSLNRPEFAAEAADQLTFAVDEYSADHERSRAMVLAPLACTHFRNGDLTAAVATGHQAVSAIAELSSTRGRARLRVLDAVAAPFAPAPEIIELRQRIHSFLHSAA; encoded by the coding sequence TACGACTTCGGGGCTGTGTTCCTCGCCGTGCGGAGCCACACCGGGATGTCGCAACTGGAACTCGCCGATTTGCTCGGACTCTCTCAGTCTCGAGTTTCCGCCGTCGAGCGTGGTGAACGCAGACTCACGCATGTGAAGCTGGCTGCCCGGATGGCCACTGCCCTGCGTATCCCAGCTCAGCGTTTCGGATTCCCAAGCCGACCCGATGAACTCGATAATGCTCATGTCAAGGAGGCGAGTTGGTTGGAACGCCGAGACTTCCTCAACCTGGTCACAGCGGCCGCGCTCGGATCAAACCTGCATCCGGAGATCTCGCGGCTTGGCGAACTGCTCCCTTGGAGTACCGAACCGGTTCCCCGATCACGCATCGGGGCAGCCGATGTCGATGCGATCGAAGCCATGACCGACGGTTTCCGTCGCCTCGACCTCGCCCATGGCGGTGGGTTCTGTCGAGCAGCAGCGATCGCCCAACTTCAGCAGGTTCGACGACTGAGAGATGCCATCTGCTCCCCTGCGGTTCAGACACGCCTCGTCGTAGCCACGGCGGAACTCGCCTCGACGGCAGGTTGGATGGCCTACGACGTCGATGATCACAACACGGCGCGTCGTTTGTGGGCCTTTGCGCTTGCCGAAGCTCAGCACAGCGCGAACCACCCTCGGGCTGCGGACCTTGCTGTCGGGCTTCTGCTCGACATGGCGCATCAAGCCCTGCATCTCCAACGCCCAGACGAGGCCCTTCGGTTGACGCAGCTCGCTTCGGCGACGGCCTCGAATCGACAGTTTCCGGTCAACGTGATCACCGAGGGATACATATCAACCGTGCTCGGGTGGTGCCGGGCTTCACTGGACGAGCCGCAGGCCGCAGTTCGCGCGATCAGCCAATCACAGGAGCTATACGGGCGCACCGAACCCGGCGCGGTGCCGCCGTGGGCCTCGTTCGTCACGGACGCAGAGATCACTGCGCAGCAGGGCCACGCCCTTTATCTACTCTCGTTGAACCGCCCCGAGTTCGCGGCCGAAGCCGCAGATCAGCTGACCTTCGCCGTGGACGAGTACAGCGCCGACCACGAACGAAGTCGTGCCATGGTGCTGGCACCGTTGGCATGCACACATTTTCGGAACGGCGATCTGACGGCGGCAGTCGCCACCGGTCATCAGGCAGTGAGCGCAATCGCTGAGCTCTCCTCGACCCGTGGCCGTGCTCGCCTACGAGTACTCGATGCCGTAGCCGCCCCTTTCGCCCCCGCCCCGGAGATCATCGAACTACGGCAACGGATTCACTCGTTCCTTCATTCTGCGGCTTAG